Within the Deltaproteobacteria bacterium CG11_big_fil_rev_8_21_14_0_20_49_13 genome, the region ATATCTATGAACGACTTCTTCTAAAGTGGAACAAGGCATACAACTTAACATCTATCACCGACCATAAGGAGATATGGGAAAAGCACTTTCTAGATTCCATGGCCCCGCTTCAATATCTCATACATAAGCGCTCTCTTTTAGATGTCGGAACCGGCGGCGGCTTCCCCGGAATTCCCTTAAAGATCGCACACCCGCTTCTTTCTGTAACTTTACTTGAACCGACAGAAAAAAAGTGTCTCTTTTGCGAGGCGGTGATAAGGGAATTGGGGCTTAAAACTATAAGCGTTGTTCATGGAAGGGCTGAAGATAAAGATGTCATCGAAAAATTAGGTGGATTTGAGGCCGTCATCTCGCGCGCAACATTTGAACTTGGGAAATTGACCGAGCTTTGCAGACCCTATCTCAAAAACGAGCGCTCAATTATCGTTTCAATGAGGGGAAAAGATGATAAAGAGACCATTTTGAATTCCCCCGGCCTAAAAGTGACCAAGGTAGAAAGATACACCCTCCCCTCCTCCGACTCCAAACGTTCTCTGATTATTTGCGGTTCTCTATAAGTGACAAAACGGCCTGACTTATGGCCTTTCTATAAGATTCGTAACCGTCATAATAATCCTTCGTGGTCATCTCGTAAGG harbors:
- the rsmG gene encoding 16S rRNA (guanine(527)-N(7))-methyltransferase RsmG → MELKTLEQLLIAHKEEFNIYERLLLKWNKAYNLTSITDHKEIWEKHFLDSMAPLQYLIHKRSLLDVGTGGGFPGIPLKIAHPLLSVTLLEPTEKKCLFCEAVIRELGLKTISVVHGRAEDKDVIEKLGGFEAVISRATFELGKLTELCRPYLKNERSIIVSMRGKDDKETILNSPGLKVTKVERYTLPSSDSKRSLIICGSL